One genomic segment of Sorex araneus isolate mSorAra2 chromosome X, mSorAra2.pri, whole genome shotgun sequence includes these proteins:
- the NSDHL gene encoding sterol-4-alpha-carboxylate 3-dehydrogenase, decarboxylating yields the protein MLSGEEMEPDTPTLLRKQTSRLPVKKDAPEAKKCTVIGGSGFLGQHLVEQLLAQGYTVNVFDVRQSFDNAQVQFFLGDLCNRHHLYPALKGVSTVFHCASPPPSNNNKELFYRVNYLGTKNVIDTCREAGVQKLVLTSSASVIFEGVDIKNGTEDLPYATKPIDYYTETKILQEQVVLGANDPEGNFLTVAIRPHGIFGPRDPQLVPILVEAARKGKMKFVIGNGQNLVDFTFVENVAHGHILAAERLSQDVTLSGKAYHITNDEPIPFWAFLSRILTGLNYDAPKYHIPYWVAYYLALLLSLLVLLISPIIQLRPTFTPMRVALAGTFHYYSCERAKKAMGYRPLVTLDEAVRRTVQSFRHLQKAG from the exons GCCAAGAAGTGCACCGTGATCGGGGGCTCTGGCTTCCTGGGGCAGCACTTGGTGGAGCAGCTGCTGGCCCAGGGCTACACCGTCAACGTGTTCGATGTACGCCAGAGCTTTGACAATGCCCAAGTGCAGTTCTTCCTAGGAGACCTCTGCAACCGACAC CATCTCTACCCAGCACTGAAAGGGGTCAGCACGGTTTTCCACTGTGCATCTCCCCCACCTTCCAACAACAACAAGGAGCTCTTTTATCGGGTGAATTACCTGGGCACCAAGAATGTCATTGACACTTGCAGAGAAGCTGGAGTTCAG AAACTCGTACTGACCAGCAGTGCCAGCGTCATCTTCGAGGGTGTGGATATCAAGAACGGCACTGAGGACCTTCCTTATGCCACGAAGCCCATCGACTACTACACAGAGACAAAGATCCTGCAGGAGCAG GTCGTCCTGGGTGCCAACGATCCTGAAGGGAATTTTCTGACCGTGGCCATCCGCCCTCATGGTATCTTCGGCCCCAGGGACCCACAGTTGGTGCCCATCCTCGTCGAGGCTGCCAGGAAGGGCAAGATGAAGTTTGTCATTGG GAACGGCCAGAATTTGGTGGACTTCACCTTCGTGGAGAATGTGGCCCACGGGCACATCCTGGCTGCCGAGCGCCTCTCCCAAGATGTGACCCTGAGTGGCAAG GCGTATCACATCACCAACGACGAACCCATCCCTTTCTGGGCCTTCCTGTCCCGCATCCTGACGGGCCTCAACTACGATGCCCCCAAGTACCACATTCCCTACTGGGTGGCTTATTACCTGGCCCTCCTGCTGTCGCTGCTAGTGCTCCTCATCAGTCCCATCATCCAGCTGCGGCCTACCTTCACGCCCATGCGGGTGGCGCTGGCCGGTACATTCCATTACTATAGCTGCGAGCGAGCCAAGAAGGCCATGGGCTACCGGCCCCTGGTCACCCTGGACGAAGCTGTGAGAAGGACTGTGCAGAGCTTCCGGCACCTGCAGAAGGCAGGGTGA